One region of Priestia megaterium genomic DNA includes:
- a CDS encoding NYN domain-containing protein: MDILLVDGYNMIGAWPDLRKLRDNDLAGARDLLIEKMAEYQAYMGYRVIIVFDAHMVEGIEKKAKNHKVDVVFTRENETADEYIEKLAQELNNVKTQIHVATSDFTEQWAIFGQGALRISARELYNEIEQIEKHINLDVKSIQNQKPAARIQLSNQVAEIFEKWRRGQR; this comes from the coding sequence ATGGATATTCTACTGGTGGATGGTTATAACATGATAGGTGCGTGGCCCGACCTAAGAAAGCTTAGAGATAATGATTTAGCGGGTGCTCGAGACCTGTTAATTGAAAAGATGGCAGAGTATCAAGCATATATGGGGTATCGTGTCATTATTGTCTTCGATGCTCATATGGTCGAAGGAATTGAAAAGAAGGCAAAAAATCATAAGGTTGACGTTGTATTTACACGAGAAAATGAAACAGCGGATGAGTACATTGAAAAGCTAGCTCAAGAGCTAAACAATGTAAAGACACAGATTCATGTTGCTACATCTGATTTTACGGAGCAGTGGGCAATCTTTGGACAAGGTGCGCTTAGAATTTCTGCTCGAGAATTATACAACGAAATTGAGCAAATTGAGAAACATATTAATCTTGATGTGAAGTCTATTCAAAATCAAAAGCCAGCGGCACGCATTCAACTTTCCAATCAAGTAGCCGAAATTTTCGAAAAATGGCGCCGGGGACAGCGGTGA